The following are from one region of the Spirochaetales bacterium genome:
- a CDS encoding 3-deoxy-7-phosphoheptulonate synthase — MKETDNLRITGMTPLVPPVELKKCLPMTARVNSTIIKSRKIVCDILNKKDRRLLAIVGPCSIHDSQSALEYALRLKRIQKKISDRLYIIMRTYFEKPRTTIGWKGLITDPYLNGTYAIAAGLSIARKLLLDITELGLPCGTEMLDPITPQYIADLISWASIGARTTESQTHREMASGLSMPVGFKNGTGGNLELAVNAMKSSRHSHSFIGIDQDGKTSICTTAGNRTTHIILRGGASKPNYYEEDVEAAETMISKAGIEPAIIIDCSHGNSGKQYTRQARVLHSLCDQRRRGKTSIVGFMIESNLKPGSQKIPADPADLVYGQSITDECVGWEETEEMLMYAYETLKQ, encoded by the coding sequence ATGAAGGAAACAGACAATCTTCGTATTACCGGGATGACTCCCCTTGTTCCGCCTGTGGAACTCAAAAAGTGTCTCCCGATGACCGCACGGGTAAATTCTACTATAATAAAAAGCAGAAAAATCGTCTGTGATATTTTGAATAAAAAGGACAGGCGCCTGCTCGCTATCGTCGGCCCCTGTTCCATCCATGACTCACAAAGCGCGCTTGAATATGCGCTTCGGCTGAAGCGGATTCAGAAGAAGATTTCAGACAGACTCTACATTATCATGAGAACCTACTTCGAAAAGCCCAGAACAACGATAGGGTGGAAAGGACTGATCACGGACCCCTATCTCAACGGAACATATGCCATCGCGGCAGGTCTCTCGATCGCGCGCAAGCTGCTGCTCGATATCACCGAACTTGGTCTCCCCTGTGGAACGGAAATGCTCGACCCCATTACCCCGCAGTATATCGCCGATCTGATAAGCTGGGCGTCGATCGGCGCGCGAACGACGGAAAGCCAGACCCACAGGGAGATGGCCAGCGGCCTTTCGATGCCGGTCGGTTTCAAAAACGGAACGGGGGGCAATCTTGAACTGGCCGTTAACGCCATGAAATCATCGCGTCACTCACACAGCTTTATCGGTATCGATCAGGATGGTAAAACATCGATATGCACGACGGCTGGAAACCGGACCACACATATTATTTTGAGGGGGGGAGCATCGAAGCCCAACTATTACGAGGAAGACGTGGAAGCGGCGGAAACAATGATATCAAAGGCCGGTATCGAACCCGCGATCATCATCGATTGCAGCCACGGTAATTCGGGCAAACAATACACACGTCAGGCACGCGTTCTTCACTCGCTCTGCGACCAGAGACGGCGGGGAAAAACCTCTATTGTCGGTTTTATGATAGAAAGCAATCTGAAACCCGGATCACAGAAGATTCCCGCCGATCCGGCCGATCTTGTCTACGGCCAGTCGATTACCGACGAATGTGTCGGCTGGGAAGAAACCGAAGAGATGCTTATGTACGCGTATGAGACATTGAAACAGTGA
- a CDS encoding 4Fe-4S binding protein — translation MAVNIENEKCSGCGVCIDICPCEAIRIENDKAVVSDDCTECGACTTECPNDAISL, via the coding sequence ATGGCAGTGAATATCGAAAATGAAAAATGCAGCGGATGCGGTGTTTGTATCGATATATGCCCGTGCGAGGCGATTCGGATCGAGAATGACAAAGCGGTCGTTTCCGATGATTGTACGGAATGCGGCGCATGCACGACCGAATGCCCGAATGATGCCATTTCACTTTAG
- a CDS encoding thioredoxin: MLMTALKHLETEEDLRWALKENENVMICCGRMGPMCIPVYRIMEKIEQQYPHVAFYDMEFDIKAAGFIRNLPECSGFGGLPFTVYFQNGNVVAATASLQRREDVVAILDAQFGASGVKRD, translated from the coding sequence ATGTTAATGACTGCATTGAAACATCTGGAGACGGAAGAAGATCTGAGGTGGGCTTTGAAAGAAAATGAAAATGTGATGATTTGCTGCGGACGAATGGGGCCTATGTGTATCCCCGTTTACCGGATTATGGAAAAAATCGAACAGCAGTATCCCCATGTGGCCTTTTATGATATGGAATTCGATATAAAGGCGGCCGGATTCATTCGGAATTTGCCCGAGTGTTCCGGATTCGGCGGGCTGCCGTTTACCGTGTATTTTCAAAACGGTAATGTTGTTGCCGCAACCGCGAGTCTGCAAAGACGGGAAGATGTCGTTGCAATACTGGATGCCCAATTCGGAGCATCCGGGGTGAAACGGGATTGA
- a CDS encoding iron-sulfur cluster assembly scaffold protein yields MTEKPDPFDILQEEIDKEINAAFSEKTIEYARRPLNFNRMNDPSGSAWIKGLCGDTMEIYLVIENDNIIDACFYTDGCGATLACGSVATEFSKGKTLGEVLSFSPRNIIDHLGGLPKEHIHCAILAANTLYKAIADYLLQY; encoded by the coding sequence ATGACGGAAAAACCTGATCCCTTCGATATACTGCAGGAGGAAATCGACAAGGAAATTAACGCCGCATTTTCTGAAAAGACTATCGAATATGCGCGGCGGCCGCTCAACTTCAACAGGATGAACGATCCTTCAGGTTCCGCATGGATAAAGGGGCTTTGCGGAGATACCATGGAAATATATCTGGTCATCGAAAACGACAATATAATCGATGCCTGTTTTTATACAGATGGATGCGGGGCGACCCTCGCCTGTGGGTCCGTGGCGACCGAGTTTTCTAAAGGGAAGACACTCGGAGAGGTGCTGTCGTTCTCACCCCGGAACATAATCGACCACCTGGGAGGACTGCCGAAGGAACATATCCATTGTGCGATTCTGGCAGCCAATACCCTGTATAAAGCGATTGCGGACTACCTGCTGCAATATTGA
- a CDS encoding MBL fold metallo-hydrolase, with product MDITLVASGSTQLDYMRKKWGLAFLIGDDVLFDTFCDPGMLERSFEKNNRDVRRINHVVISHEHWDHTGGLWWVIGNNPGVAVHVCGRFSEGFKLKITECGGSLVEVTKTGLIRENIYTTGEIEGSYAGNPIFEQSVIVKQDDKLAVVTGCSHPGILKILNYIGLDFKERIDLLTGGLHLKDAPKDEIGHITTLLEGIYNIKSIAAFHCTGEKTLTYFKRHMPRRFVKIADGDSFRFNTNLSSWELMKKDNVRP from the coding sequence ATGGATATAACACTTGTCGCTTCCGGTTCCACACAACTCGATTATATGAGAAAAAAGTGGGGACTTGCTTTTTTGATCGGCGATGACGTCCTCTTCGATACTTTCTGCGATCCGGGAATGCTTGAAAGATCCTTCGAGAAAAACAATCGCGATGTCCGCCGAATCAATCATGTCGTCATATCGCACGAACATTGGGATCATACGGGCGGGTTATGGTGGGTGATCGGGAACAATCCAGGTGTCGCGGTACATGTGTGCGGCAGGTTCAGTGAAGGATTCAAACTTAAAATAACAGAATGCGGGGGCAGCCTTGTCGAAGTAACAAAAACCGGTCTCATCAGGGAAAACATTTATACGACCGGCGAGATCGAAGGAAGCTACGCAGGCAATCCCATTTTCGAACAGTCGGTGATCGTCAAACAGGATGATAAACTTGCCGTCGTTACGGGGTGCTCCCATCCGGGTATCCTGAAAATACTCAACTATATCGGGCTCGATTTCAAAGAAAGGATCGATCTTTTAACGGGGGGACTCCATCTAAAGGACGCGCCGAAAGATGAAATAGGACATATAACGACGCTGCTTGAGGGGATTTACAATATAAAATCGATAGCGGCTTTCCATTGTACGGGAGAAAAAACCCTGACATATTTTAAGCGCCATATGCCCCGGCGTTTCGTGAAGATTGCCGATGGAGACAGCTTCCGTTTCAATACGAATTTGTCGTCATGGGAACTCATGAAAAAAGACAACGTACGACCGTAA
- a CDS encoding aminotransferase class I/II-fold pyridoxal phosphate-dependent enzyme, which yields MKNDPLTPYGNRPMVTPIVSAVNYEYTSFEVLRQITDGEIDGYTYHRDDNPTVRTVEKIIAALEGAEDCVICTTGMAAATMTYLTYLKKGDHFLSFHDIYGANYKVSLILEKFGVDITWLDAWDYKKVEENIRENTAMIFCETPSNPLIKVIDLGYLREQADRSGAMLVVDNTFATPYHQKPLEWGADLVVHSATKALGGHNDLMAGAIACSKKEYYDTLWFTRQAIGTTLDAFSASLLERGLKTFEIRAGKMAENALQVARFLKRHPKVKDVYYPGLETDIGYKAALKQMKNGFGGMLAFDVGETQDDAKVFVESLVNIVHAVSLGCTETLVCLPVLTTMLYMPVERRTSFGVKPNTVRMSCGIENIEVLVDDLEQALNKV from the coding sequence ATGAAAAACGATCCGTTAACTCCGTACGGCAACAGACCGATGGTGACGCCGATTGTCTCGGCGGTCAATTATGAGTATACCTCTTTTGAAGTACTTCGCCAGATTACCGATGGTGAAATCGACGGCTACACCTATCATCGGGACGATAATCCGACCGTCAGAACCGTTGAGAAAATAATCGCGGCACTCGAAGGCGCCGAAGATTGTGTCATCTGCACGACGGGGATGGCAGCCGCCACGATGACCTATCTGACATATCTGAAAAAGGGAGATCATTTCCTCTCTTTTCATGATATTTACGGGGCGAATTACAAGGTTTCCCTGATCCTGGAGAAATTCGGTGTGGACATTACATGGCTCGATGCGTGGGATTACAAAAAAGTGGAAGAGAATATCAGGGAAAATACCGCCATGATTTTTTGTGAAACACCGAGTAACCCCTTGATCAAGGTCATCGACCTGGGGTACCTCCGCGAGCAGGCAGACCGTTCCGGTGCGATGCTTGTCGTCGATAATACCTTTGCCACACCGTACCACCAGAAACCTCTTGAATGGGGGGCGGATCTCGTTGTTCACAGCGCGACAAAGGCCCTCGGCGGTCATAACGATCTGATGGCGGGCGCGATCGCCTGTTCAAAAAAGGAATATTACGACACCCTCTGGTTCACGAGGCAGGCGATCGGGACCACACTCGATGCCTTTTCCGCTTCACTTCTGGAACGCGGATTGAAAACATTTGAAATCCGTGCCGGGAAAATGGCGGAAAACGCCTTACAGGTCGCAAGATTCCTGAAAAGGCACCCCAAAGTGAAGGATGTCTATTACCCCGGACTCGAGACGGACATCGGCTACAAGGCCGCATTGAAACAGATGAAGAACGGATTCGGCGGGATGCTCGCCTTTGATGTCGGCGAAACCCAGGATGACGCAAAGGTCTTTGTCGAAAGTCTCGTGAATATCGTGCACGCGGTCTCACTCGGGTGCACCGAAACCCTCGTCTGTCTGCCGGTGTTGACAACCATGCTGTACATGCCGGTTGAACGCCGGACAAGTTTCGGGGTAAAACCCAATACGGTCCGCATGTCCTGCGGAATCGAAAATATCGAGGTCCTTGTGGATGATCTGGAACAGGCGTTGAACAAGGTATAG
- a CDS encoding DUF5320 domain-containing protein, producing the protein MPGGDRTGPAGLGPMTGRAAGYCAGYNVPGYMNPVPGRGFGRGFGRFGGGRGRGFRHMYWATGLPGWGGYHPGAYYPNSPYEPVQVQPEQEAEALRNQAKYLQDSLNALNERIRELENLESKGEKPKK; encoded by the coding sequence ATGCCAGGAGGAGATAGAACTGGTCCTGCGGGATTGGGACCGATGACAGGACGCGCAGCCGGGTATTGCGCGGGATATAACGTACCCGGATACATGAATCCCGTCCCGGGCCGGGGCTTTGGAAGGGGGTTCGGCAGGTTTGGAGGAGGCCGCGGCAGGGGGTTCAGGCATATGTACTGGGCGACCGGCCTTCCCGGGTGGGGCGGATATCATCCGGGGGCTTATTATCCTAACTCTCCGTATGAACCTGTCCAGGTTCAGCCCGAACAGGAAGCCGAAGCACTCAGAAATCAGGCAAAGTATCTGCAGGATAGTCTGAATGCACTGAACGAACGGATAAGGGAACTTGAGAACCTCGAATCAAAAGGTGAGAAGCCCAAAAAATAA
- a CDS encoding DUF1007 family protein, translated as MRNIGGILLICAFFLFPAIRISCHPHVFIENKFTFVFDETGLDGIRVTWIFDEMFSASVIMDYDDNGNNIFERNESKAVEEGAFSNLINYNYFMHINVNNRRKKIITSVKDFKAEISGSTLVYTFFVPLHVKAVSKDQVIKAGSYDKSYFCCVFNAEVDPFVAEKSERFECSLRVIEDKENVYWVTIIPKVAVLHLRLNDE; from the coding sequence GTGAGAAATATTGGAGGGATACTCCTCATATGCGCATTTTTTCTCTTTCCGGCCATACGGATTTCATGTCATCCTCATGTGTTTATTGAAAATAAATTTACCTTTGTTTTCGATGAGACGGGACTCGATGGAATACGTGTTACATGGATATTCGACGAGATGTTCAGCGCTTCCGTTATCATGGATTATGACGATAACGGAAATAATATCTTTGAGCGAAACGAAAGTAAAGCAGTCGAAGAGGGCGCGTTTTCGAACCTGATCAATTACAACTATTTTATGCATATCAATGTCAATAACAGGAGAAAGAAAATAATTACTTCGGTGAAGGATTTCAAGGCGGAAATTTCAGGGAGCACACTTGTCTATACTTTTTTTGTTCCCCTTCATGTCAAGGCGGTATCAAAGGATCAGGTTATCAAAGCGGGAAGTTATGATAAATCCTATTTTTGTTGCGTTTTCAATGCGGAGGTCGATCCGTTTGTCGCGGAAAAGAGTGAACGGTTTGAGTGTTCGTTGCGGGTTATCGAAGACAAGGAGAATGTCTACTGGGTAACAATCATACCGAAGGTCGCGGTCCTGCATTTAAGGTTGAACGATGAATAA
- a CDS encoding DUF5320 domain-containing protein has protein sequence MPRGDGTGPRGLGPGTGRGQGSGKGLGKGRGRNRGNRPGAGPAGNCVCPSCGNKVTHQQGVPCYSMNCPQCGAKMMRE, from the coding sequence ATGCCGCGCGGTGACGGAACAGGCCCGCGGGGATTGGGACCGGGAACGGGAAGGGGTCAGGGATCGGGAAAAGGATTGGGGAAAGGCAGGGGACGTAACCGGGGCAACAGACCCGGTGCCGGTCCGGCCGGGAATTGCGTGTGTCCATCCTGCGGGAACAAGGTGACTCATCAACAGGGAGTTCCGTGTTATTCGATGAATTGTCCGCAGTGCGGCGCAAAGATGATGCGGGAATAA
- a CDS encoding FAD-dependent oxidoreductase: MKECDVLIIGGSASGIVTAMTGRNQYPDKSFLLLRKEKEVLVPCGIPYIFGSLGSSNLNVIPDGSLIDAGIRIMTGSAVSIDCEKKVCRTGDQEEICFEKMVIATGSSPRVPAKLKGVDLDNVYSIPKNKEYIDRIMEKIDQHNKIVIVGGGFIGVELSDELNKKGKDITIVEVLPHILMSVFDEEMAIRAEETLIKTGIKVKAGTGVGEITGTGTVNGVILQNGEKLDADAVFLCTGYKPNTHLAGEAGIAINNAGFIKVDEYMRTDKKDIFAVGDCAENRDFITRKVITPMLASTACAEARTVGMNLYKLSTVKTFNGTISIFSTVIGGTCFAVAGITENVARQEGFDILTATFNGMDKHPGKLPGMQPQTIKLIVAKETGVIIGASICGGFSIGELINVAGLAIQNRMTVFSLLTTQIGTHPLLTGPPTAYPLIKAAEACLKKMKER; the protein is encoded by the coding sequence ATGAAAGAGTGTGATGTATTAATTATCGGCGGAAGTGCTTCCGGGATCGTCACCGCAATGACGGGCAGAAATCAGTACCCGGACAAGTCTTTTTTGTTGTTACGAAAGGAGAAAGAAGTTCTTGTTCCGTGCGGGATTCCCTATATTTTCGGCTCATTGGGAAGCAGTAATCTGAACGTGATTCCCGACGGCAGCCTGATCGACGCGGGCATCCGGATCATGACGGGTTCGGCTGTTTCCATCGATTGCGAAAAAAAGGTTTGCCGAACCGGCGATCAGGAAGAAATCTGTTTTGAAAAAATGGTCATCGCGACGGGTTCAAGCCCCAGGGTACCGGCGAAGCTGAAAGGGGTCGATCTCGATAATGTTTATTCGATTCCGAAAAACAAGGAATATATCGACCGTATTATGGAAAAAATCGATCAGCATAATAAAATCGTGATCGTCGGAGGGGGATTTATCGGGGTCGAGCTTTCAGACGAGTTGAACAAAAAGGGTAAGGATATCACCATCGTCGAAGTGCTGCCGCATATCCTGATGTCCGTTTTCGATGAAGAAATGGCGATCAGGGCCGAAGAAACCCTTATCAAGACGGGAATCAAGGTAAAAGCGGGCACCGGTGTCGGCGAAATCACGGGAACCGGAACGGTGAACGGTGTCATCCTGCAAAACGGAGAGAAACTCGATGCGGATGCCGTATTTCTATGTACCGGCTACAAACCGAATACCCATCTTGCCGGGGAAGCCGGTATTGCAATCAATAACGCGGGATTCATCAAAGTCGACGAATACATGAGAACGGATAAAAAAGATATTTTCGCTGTCGGCGATTGCGCGGAGAACAGGGACTTCATTACCAGAAAAGTAATTACCCCAATGCTCGCGTCAACCGCCTGCGCAGAGGCGAGAACGGTCGGCATGAACCTCTACAAACTTTCGACGGTAAAAACCTTCAACGGAACCATATCGATTTTCTCGACCGTCATCGGGGGCACCTGTTTCGCCGTGGCGGGTATTACAGAAAATGTCGCACGGCAGGAAGGATTCGATATCCTTACCGCGACGTTCAACGGAATGGACAAACACCCCGGGAAGCTTCCAGGCATGCAGCCGCAGACGATCAAGCTGATCGTCGCAAAAGAAACCGGTGTGATAATCGGGGCAAGCATTTGCGGCGGATTCAGTATAGGAGAACTCATCAATGTCGCGGGGCTTGCCATTCAGAACAGGATGACGGTATTTTCATTGCTTACCACACAGATCGGAACCCATCCCCTTCTCACAGGTCCGCCGACTGCGTATCCGTTAATCAAGGCCGCGGAGGCGTGCTTGAAAAAGATGAAAGAAAGATAG
- a CDS encoding SDR family oxidoreductase: MKERKTVFITGASSGIGRATALLFYKKGWNVSATMRNPDKADLPAGDDRIMTPACDVTDVKSIDNAVDETLTSFSAIDVLVNNAGYSLMGPFEGYTSSQIRKQFETNVFGLMAVTKAVLPHFRTRKKGTIINVTSGAGRMTFPLYCVYNASKWAVEGYSESLAFELRPLNIRVKIIEPGIIKTDFYSRSQEKQAGVNINDYTAYSNRVEKKMDALTRLIGSGPEKVAKTIFRAASSKGYRLRYPAAGYAVTILFFRKLIPERLFIWTIRKFVT; encoded by the coding sequence ATGAAAGAGAGAAAAACCGTTTTTATTACAGGGGCATCGAGCGGAATCGGCAGGGCGACAGCCCTCCTTTTTTATAAAAAGGGCTGGAATGTATCTGCGACAATGCGAAATCCGGATAAAGCCGATCTGCCCGCCGGGGATGACCGGATTATGACACCGGCGTGCGATGTGACGGATGTGAAGTCGATCGATAACGCCGTAGATGAAACCCTCACGTCTTTTTCCGCTATCGATGTTCTTGTCAATAATGCGGGGTATTCCCTTATGGGCCCGTTTGAAGGATATACTTCCTCTCAGATAAGGAAACAGTTTGAAACGAATGTATTCGGTCTTATGGCCGTCACCAAAGCGGTCCTTCCCCATTTTCGCACGCGAAAAAAGGGGACGATCATCAATGTCACCTCCGGGGCCGGGCGTATGACCTTTCCCCTCTATTGCGTTTATAATGCTTCAAAATGGGCTGTCGAGGGGTATTCGGAAAGTCTCGCTTTCGAACTCCGTCCCCTCAATATCAGGGTTAAGATCATAGAACCCGGAATTATCAAGACCGATTTTTATTCACGGTCGCAGGAAAAACAGGCCGGCGTCAACATTAATGATTATACGGCCTATTCGAACCGGGTCGAAAAGAAAATGGACGCCCTTACGCGGCTGATCGGCTCGGGGCCCGAAAAAGTCGCAAAAACGATTTTCCGTGCGGCTTCTTCGAAAGGATACCGGCTCCGTTATCCGGCAGCAGGCTATGCGGTAACGATTCTTTTCTTTCGAAAACTCATTCCGGAGCGGCTGTTTATCTGGACCATCAGAAAGTTCGTGACCTGA
- a CDS encoding methyltransferase domain-containing protein, whose protein sequence is MARTSPFDEYTERYDEWFEKHPFVYESELEAVGAMLPDSGSGVEIGVGTGRFAAPLGIACGVEPSARMRTIARARGVEVKAGAAEQLPYDDERFDYAVMVTTVCFLDDITGAFREVRRILKPGGRFIVGFVDRNSRLGRLYEKKKRDNPFYREATFYSAEEVIRHLEETGFGNFMFRQTIGKEPVMIKEREPVIDGYGTHAFVVVGGEKEE, encoded by the coding sequence ATGGCGCGAACCTCACCGTTCGATGAGTATACGGAACGATACGACGAGTGGTTTGAAAAGCATCCCTTCGTCTATGAGTCCGAACTCGAGGCAGTCGGGGCAATGCTTCCGGATTCGGGGTCGGGTGTCGAAATCGGTGTGGGGACGGGAAGATTCGCGGCGCCGCTCGGGATCGCCTGCGGGGTCGAACCGTCGGCAAGGATGAGAACGATAGCCCGGGCGAGGGGTGTCGAGGTAAAAGCGGGTGCGGCGGAACAATTGCCGTATGACGACGAACGGTTTGATTACGCGGTAATGGTAACGACGGTCTGTTTCCTCGATGATATTACCGGCGCATTCAGGGAGGTCCGGAGGATACTCAAGCCGGGGGGGCGTTTTATTGTCGGATTTGTCGATAGAAACAGCCGGCTCGGACGATTATATGAAAAGAAAAAACGGGACAACCCGTTTTACCGGGAAGCGACATTTTATTCCGCCGAAGAGGTGATTCGCCATTTGGAGGAAACGGGATTCGGCAATTTCATGTTCCGTCAGACAATCGGGAAAGAGCCGGTTATGATAAAAGAAAGAGAACCCGTTATCGATGGATACGGAACACACGCTTTTGTCGTTGTTG
- a CDS encoding MBL fold metallo-hydrolase: MHDLTITILCDNIDGSLKNFENDPGFSAVIRCGNKTILFDTGMYAHTLTHNLSVGGISQRDIDAVVLSHNHNDHTNGLPAVLKMNPEVPVYIHREWESGIPFEGMTVPVGNKRIAENPGTQHGLPDNVLLTGALHSSDYGGIREHAACILLDAAFILLCGCCHPGLVSFLDTRNELGIDPKLPFHIFGGMHGFSFTDKQAEHIKRNVLSVTLCHCTGHIDCFVRQFGSLCAAGVLGKTYSFR, from the coding sequence ATGCATGACCTTACGATAACGATCCTGTGCGATAATATCGACGGAAGCCTGAAGAATTTCGAAAACGATCCGGGATTTTCCGCCGTCATCAGATGCGGCAATAAAACAATTCTTTTTGACACGGGGATGTATGCGCATACCCTTACGCATAATCTTTCGGTGGGAGGGATTTCTCAGCGGGATATCGATGCCGTTGTGCTGAGTCATAATCATAATGACCATACCAACGGCCTCCCGGCTGTGTTGAAAATGAATCCGGAAGTGCCGGTATATATTCATCGTGAATGGGAAAGCGGCATCCCCTTCGAGGGCATGACCGTACCGGTCGGTAATAAAAGGATTGCCGAAAATCCGGGAACCCAGCATGGATTACCGGATAACGTCCTCCTGACCGGCGCCTTGCATTCTTCGGATTACGGCGGGATCCGTGAACATGCCGCCTGTATCCTGCTTGACGCCGCCTTCATTCTTCTCTGCGGGTGCTGTCATCCGGGATTGGTATCCTTTCTCGATACCCGGAATGAACTAGGGATCGATCCAAAGCTTCCTTTTCATATTTTCGGGGGGATGCATGGATTCAGTTTTACCGATAAACAGGCGGAGCATATAAAGCGGAATGTATTGTCGGTGACCCTTTGTCATTGTACCGGACATATCGACTGCTTTGTCAGGCAGTTTGGCTCGCTCTGCGCCGCAGGTGTTTTGGGAAAGACCTATTCCTTCAGATAA
- a CDS encoding NifB/NifX family molybdenum-iron cluster-binding protein, which produces MKIAISTEGDFVSAHFGRCPHFTLVDIDGDTIVKREVINNPGHHPGYLPRFLHEKGVEYIIAGGMGMRAQMLFNENNIKTIMGITGKIDDILEQVCSGTLKGGESLCRPGSGKGYGLDKTECDHGTEHHDHPH; this is translated from the coding sequence ATGAAAATAGCGATTTCAACAGAGGGTGATTTTGTTTCGGCACACTTCGGGAGATGTCCCCACTTCACATTGGTCGATATAGACGGCGATACAATCGTGAAGAGAGAAGTTATCAATAATCCGGGTCATCATCCTGGATATTTGCCGCGGTTCCTTCATGAAAAGGGAGTGGAATATATTATCGCGGGCGGTATGGGCATGAGGGCGCAAATGTTGTTCAATGAAAACAATATTAAAACGATTATGGGAATTACCGGCAAGATCGATGACATACTCGAACAGGTATGCAGCGGGACACTCAAAGGGGGTGAATCCTTATGCAGGCCCGGTTCGGGGAAAGGGTACGGGCTGGATAAAACCGAATGTGATCATGGCACCGAACATCATGATCATCCTCATTAA
- a CDS encoding NifB/NifX family molybdenum-iron cluster-binding protein, translating to MKICITSQGDNAESQVDPRFGRCAYFIIADTETSAVEAVKNSYSSTGGGAGIQSGQLMSEKDIKAVLTGNVGPNAFQTLKAAGIDIFTGVSGIVSDVIERYKKGEYKPVDASTVESHFGMKGGL from the coding sequence ATGAAAATTTGTATTACATCGCAGGGAGACAATGCTGAATCACAGGTTGATCCGAGATTCGGAAGGTGCGCCTATTTTATTATCGCCGATACGGAAACGTCCGCCGTCGAGGCGGTCAAAAACAGCTACAGTTCCACCGGCGGTGGCGCCGGAATACAGTCCGGCCAGTTGATGAGTGAAAAGGATATCAAAGCGGTATTGACGGGAAATGTCGGTCCCAATGCCTTTCAGACCCTGAAAGCCGCCGGTATCGATATTTTTACCGGTGTGTCCGGGATCGTTTCGGATGTCATCGAGCGGTACAAGAAGGGTGAATATAAACCGGTCGATGCGTCGACGGTCGAATCCCATTTCGGAATGAAGGGGGGGCTGTAG